A stretch of DNA from Prosthecobacter algae:
CTGGGTACAGACCGCCCCCTGTTCATTTCAGACAACAACGGCTTCGACTGGCAGTTCGTGAACTGGTATTTCCACCATTTCACTGGCAGCAACCCTTTTGGTTTCTCCTCGACCAATCTGGGGAGCCTGTACAAAGGCTTGGTCAAAGACACCTTCCAAACTTTCAAACACCTCCGCCAGACACGCCACACCCACCACCCGGTGGATGATGCGAAAGGAAACGCCGAAGCCCTGCTGACCATGAAGCAGGAAATGGGGCTCAAAATCCGGCTTTAATCGCCTTAAAAATCCAAACCTAACAAAAAATAAGGACATGGAATCGGCTCCCTACTTCATCAGTCTGGCTCTGGCTTTTGCCATTTTAAGCTATGGCCTGATGCGTCGACCCACCTGGATGTGGCATCTCGGCAGGGTGATTTTTTATCTATTGGCCGCCAAGTGGGGTGAATGGTTCTTCACCGGGCTGCGCGAAGCCAGGAGCGGTGCACAAGTCGCCTGGGCCTGCGTTTATTTGGCAGGCGGCCTTGTCATCTGGCTTCCGAGCGTAGTCTGGTGGAGTGCCAACCGGGAAAAATTTGGTAAAGCAACCAAGTCCCGATCTTCACCTTAACTCAATCTGGCAACGCTCCCATTTCGCCCATCTGATATTCTTCAAAGGCCTTCTGGATCTCCTCAGTGCTGTTCATCACAAAAGGGCCGTAGCCGACGACGGGCTCATTCAGGGGTTCGCCATCCATGAAGAGAAGATGAACTGCTGTGCGTGCATGCAGCGTGATGCTGTCTCCCTCCTGCTTAAAGACGACCAAATCCCCTTCATTGGCCTGGCCTTCATCATTGATCACCAGTTCTCCTGCCAGCAGTAGCAGGGCCGCCGTATGCCCCTTTGTGACCGGAAAATTCACCGTCTTCCCAGCAGTCAGCCGCACGTCCCGGAGATTGATGGGAGAAAATGTCAATGCAGGACCCGCCGTTCCAGCGTGCTGTCCGGCAATCACTCTCACAGTACCAGCACCTTCGGGAAGATTTACCTCGGGAATGTCTTTTTGAAGCAAAGTTTGGTAGCGGGCGGGTGCATTTTTGTCCTTAGAACGCAGATTTACCCAGAGCTGAACCATCTGCAGCTTGCCGCCACGGTGGGTGAACTCCTCCGAATGAAATTCTTCATGGATGATCCCCTTCCCCGCGGTCATCCATTGCACATCTCCGGGCCCGATCTTGCCCCCTCCACCACTGGAATCGCGGTGCTCCAACTCTCCTTGATAGGCAATCGTGACCGTTTCAAAACCTTTGTGAGGATGGGCACCCACTCCGCGCTTTTCTTTGCCCGGCTTAAACTCATGGGGTGCGGCATAGTCCAGCAGCAGAAACGGGCTCAGTTCCTGGCCAAGACCGTTGTAATCAAAAACCGAGCGCACAGGAAAGCCATTGCCCACCCAGTGCATGGCGGAGCTGTGTTGAATGCGGTGAATAAGTTTCATGATAAGGGTTCGTTGGTGCTAGCAGGGGCGGATTGGTCCGCTGCCGGTTTCTATTGGGTGTCGAAGACGACGGTCAATCTTTGGCCCCCAGCAGTTCATTGAGATTCAGAGCTTTGGTAAACATGGCCAGACTGCCGTCCTGGTTTCTGGGCCACTCGGTCTCCT
This window harbors:
- a CDS encoding pirin family protein, whose protein sequence is MKLIHRIQHSSAMHWVGNGFPVRSVFDYNGLGQELSPFLLLDYAAPHEFKPGKEKRGVGAHPHKGFETVTIAYQGELEHRDSSGGGGKIGPGDVQWMTAGKGIIHEEFHSEEFTHRGGKLQMVQLWVNLRSKDKNAPARYQTLLQKDIPEVNLPEGAGTVRVIAGQHAGTAGPALTFSPINLRDVRLTAGKTVNFPVTKGHTAALLLLAGELVINDEGQANEGDLVVFKQEGDSITLHARTAVHLLFMDGEPLNEPVVGYGPFVMNSTEEIQKAFEEYQMGEMGALPD
- a CDS encoding exonuclease, which gives rise to MSYIMVDIESDGPIPGDYSMICFGAVVVEPGLERSFYGQLRPISDRYLPDALAVSGFTREQTLAFPQATGVMNAFADWIHHLGTDRPLFISDNNGFDWQFVNWYFHHFTGSNPFGFSSTNLGSLYKGLVKDTFQTFKHLRQTRHTHHPVDDAKGNAEALLTMKQEMGLKIRL